DNA from Krasilnikovia cinnamomea:
TTCGACGCGTCGTACAACCGCGGGGAGCCGTTCGAGTTCAACCTCGGCGGCGGGCAGGTCATCGCCGGCTGGGACCAGGGTGTGGCCGGGATGCGTGTGGGGGGCCGCCGCAAGCTGACGATCCCCCCGCAGCTGGGCTACGGCGCCCGCGGCGCCGGCGGTGTCATCAAGCCGAACGAGACACTCATCTTCGTGGTGGATCTGCTCGGCGTGCGCTGAGCGCGGGACGGCAGGCCGGACGGGCCGCGGTGGGCTTGGCTCGCCGCGGCCCGTCCGTGTTCTCGGCCCGCGCCTCGTCCGGCGGGGGCCACCCGGCGGGGTCGACCGGTTCCCCGATCGGGGTCACTGGCGCGTCCGCAGGGCGGCGCAGCCCGGCTCGTCCGGCAGCAGCGGCCGGAACGAGACCCGCCACTGCTCGCCGCCGGAGACCCACGGCGTGTTCGCGTTCGCCTTCGCGGCGGCGGCCAGGACGGCCTGCGCCTCCGAACCGGTGACGGTCTGACAGCCCTGCTTCACCGCGGGCACCAGGTACTCGCCGGGCAGGGCGGGCCCGGGCCACGCCTGCGGGCCGGGCTGCTTGGGCAGGTCGTTGCCCGGCTTGACCCACGGGCTGGCCAGCACCGCCACGCGCTGCGCCACGTACGGCTGCGGCTTGGCCGTGCCCGTGGCCGTGGACAGGTCGGTCAACTCCTGGACGAACTCGGACAGCTTGGCGCGGGCGGCGTTCTGCGCCGGGGTCAGCGTCGCGTCCTGCGGCTGCCCCTCGCTGAGCGCGTACGCGTCCACGCTGTACTTCGCCCCGTCGGTGGCGACGGTGATCCGGGTGGTCGTCGCGTCGGACACGGTGGGG
Protein-coding regions in this window:
- a CDS encoding FKBP-type peptidyl-prolyl cis-trans isomerase, producing MDKPDVGPIEGEPPASLQVEDLTVGSGPEATPGQVVSVHYVGVSFSSGKEFDASYNRGEPFEFNLGGGQVIAGWDQGVAGMRVGGRRKLTIPPQLGYGARGAGGVIKPNETLIFVVDLLGVR